A genomic stretch from Elusimicrobiota bacterium includes:
- a CDS encoding tetratricopeptide repeat protein — protein MRNGLLGAALLLVARAACAYDLIQFPTPLPTEPALTPVSIAAAADRLYVLDEKKGVLGIYANDGKLLGTAGKSGTGREELSRPRRVAVGPDGTVFVADTGNSRVQMLDADGKFLGHFGVPGSDPGQLRSPQSVAVGADGRVYVADTGNARIQVFTREGVFLFGFGEKGSEPGKFKEPTGVVVDASDHIYVLDAGNARIIKFDPRTRLVKDFPLIGEHFTIDAYGFLYVLEPRRGKVKELNTQGALLGEFGSLGSGAGQFKKPSDVTVAPDGTILVADAGNGRIVRAALSTKSKTTKLSKNLAMKLFVSGPTQVFPYPASALAAWNGLVYAYLPTVGQFVALDEAGKERLRFGKKMGKDPSVTHGTKGFAVSPQFGIFVADEPQHRMQVFDAKGVFKSEFAQAQGWESRSKEGRLSSPGGVAINEKGTVYVADTGNARVSAFSPDGAFLFAFGPAVGPHVLKQPVAVAYDDTGFVYVLDRKLKKLFKCEPSGGFVQAWGEEGRGIGQFDDPVALAYDGKSYLYVLDQGNPRVSVFDKEGNWVTNFFAQGSDERSLKGPDALAVTGARLAVSDPAQNRILAFALRPRIAPPVAVTTSAVGGIVTLEWPEQVDPWIDSYRVYRSTSMHAPGEELGDLRNGAFKDSDAAGPQTYFYRVAVQATTGDLGPLSQPIPVYVPPSANRAAVEISTLTLGNIFSANYKWYLKNPLGRATLVNTTNMPFQSVKLSFQLKDFMDFATEQVVENLAPQQKVELPLMATLNNRILEVTEDTPIQAEFTVTYFTDGQKQTFSRTQALKVYSRNAITWEDPRRIANFITPKDPPVLDLGRSILRTAPKGPAGAENLDENLRIAMHVWDALGAIGVRFLPSPNNPFEKVSEDPAFPVDYTQFPRETLKRKSGECDDLVTLLVSMLEGATVKAAVLDYPGHLALMFDTGVSDPAEAGLPADLLIEYAGTLWVPLEATMVGAPFQEAVRKAAGAWREMRKAGKGQVTDPREAWQTYEPATQPTSEAAAEVPPAEDTDRRFTAEANYWLDLRFRTLTEGLRRRVEVDPKDSDALNELGIVCWQHGREDEALSWFNKAVEAVPGSAPAHNSLGNAAFSQGRYAEALEHYAKSAEADPEDPGVWFNKARAAHKAGQRAEAESAAKKAVALDPELEGAVQSMMK, from the coding sequence ATGAGAAATGGACTCCTCGGCGCCGCGCTCCTGCTGGTCGCGCGGGCCGCGTGCGCGTACGACCTCATCCAGTTCCCGACGCCGCTGCCGACCGAGCCGGCCCTCACGCCCGTCTCCATCGCCGCGGCTGCCGACCGCCTCTACGTGCTCGACGAGAAGAAGGGCGTGCTCGGGATCTACGCGAACGACGGGAAGCTGCTCGGGACGGCCGGAAAGAGCGGGACCGGGCGCGAGGAACTCTCCCGCCCCCGCCGCGTCGCCGTCGGCCCCGACGGCACCGTCTTCGTCGCGGACACCGGGAACTCGCGCGTGCAGATGCTCGACGCCGACGGGAAGTTCCTCGGCCACTTCGGCGTGCCGGGCTCCGACCCCGGGCAGCTGCGCTCCCCTCAGTCGGTCGCGGTGGGCGCCGACGGCCGCGTCTACGTCGCCGACACGGGCAACGCGCGCATCCAGGTCTTCACGCGCGAGGGCGTCTTCCTCTTCGGCTTCGGCGAGAAGGGGAGCGAGCCGGGCAAGTTCAAGGAGCCCACGGGCGTCGTCGTCGACGCCTCCGACCACATCTACGTGCTCGACGCCGGCAACGCGCGCATCATCAAGTTCGACCCCCGCACGCGCCTGGTCAAGGACTTCCCGCTCATCGGCGAGCACTTCACGATCGACGCCTACGGCTTCCTCTATGTGCTCGAGCCGCGGCGCGGGAAGGTCAAGGAGCTCAACACCCAGGGCGCGCTGCTCGGGGAGTTCGGCAGCCTCGGCTCCGGGGCCGGGCAGTTCAAGAAGCCCTCCGACGTGACGGTCGCCCCCGACGGGACGATCCTCGTCGCCGACGCGGGCAACGGACGCATCGTGCGCGCGGCGCTGAGCACGAAGTCCAAGACGACGAAACTCTCGAAGAACCTCGCGATGAAGCTCTTCGTCAGCGGCCCGACCCAGGTCTTCCCCTATCCGGCCTCGGCGCTCGCGGCCTGGAACGGCCTCGTCTACGCCTACCTGCCCACGGTCGGGCAGTTCGTCGCGCTCGACGAGGCGGGCAAGGAGCGGCTGCGCTTCGGCAAGAAGATGGGCAAGGACCCCTCCGTCACGCACGGCACCAAGGGCTTCGCGGTGAGCCCGCAGTTCGGCATCTTCGTGGCCGACGAGCCCCAGCACCGCATGCAGGTCTTCGACGCCAAAGGCGTCTTCAAGTCCGAGTTCGCGCAGGCGCAGGGCTGGGAGAGCCGCAGCAAGGAAGGGCGCCTCTCCTCCCCCGGCGGCGTCGCCATCAACGAGAAGGGCACCGTCTACGTCGCGGACACCGGGAACGCCCGGGTCTCCGCCTTCAGTCCCGACGGCGCCTTCCTCTTCGCCTTCGGACCGGCCGTCGGGCCGCACGTGCTCAAGCAGCCGGTCGCGGTCGCCTACGACGACACCGGCTTCGTCTACGTGCTCGACCGCAAGCTCAAGAAGCTCTTCAAGTGCGAGCCCTCCGGCGGCTTCGTCCAGGCCTGGGGCGAGGAGGGACGCGGCATCGGGCAGTTCGACGACCCCGTCGCGCTCGCCTATGACGGCAAGAGCTACCTCTACGTGCTCGATCAGGGCAACCCCCGGGTCTCGGTCTTCGACAAGGAGGGCAACTGGGTGACGAACTTCTTCGCCCAGGGCTCCGACGAGCGCAGCCTCAAGGGCCCCGACGCGCTCGCGGTCACCGGCGCCCGCCTGGCGGTCTCCGACCCCGCGCAGAACCGCATCCTCGCCTTCGCGCTGCGCCCGCGCATCGCCCCGCCCGTCGCCGTGACGACGAGCGCGGTCGGCGGGATCGTGACGCTCGAGTGGCCGGAGCAGGTCGACCCGTGGATCGACTCCTACCGGGTCTACCGCTCGACCTCGATGCACGCGCCCGGCGAGGAACTCGGCGACCTGCGCAACGGGGCGTTCAAGGACTCCGACGCCGCCGGCCCGCAGACCTATTTCTACCGCGTGGCCGTGCAGGCGACGACGGGCGACCTCGGGCCGCTGTCCCAGCCCATCCCCGTCTACGTCCCGCCCTCGGCGAACCGCGCGGCGGTCGAGATCTCGACGCTCACGCTCGGGAACATCTTCTCGGCCAACTATAAGTGGTACCTCAAGAACCCGCTCGGCCGGGCGACGCTCGTGAACACCACCAACATGCCCTTCCAGAGCGTGAAGCTCTCCTTCCAGCTCAAGGACTTCATGGACTTCGCCACCGAGCAGGTCGTCGAGAACCTCGCCCCCCAGCAGAAGGTCGAGCTCCCGCTGATGGCGACGCTCAACAACCGCATCCTCGAGGTCACCGAGGACACGCCGATCCAGGCGGAGTTCACGGTCACCTACTTCACGGACGGCCAGAAGCAGACCTTCTCGCGCACGCAGGCCCTCAAGGTCTACTCGCGCAACGCCATCACCTGGGAGGACCCCCGGCGCATCGCGAACTTCATCACGCCGAAGGACCCCCCCGTGCTCGACCTCGGGCGCAGCATCCTGCGGACCGCGCCGAAGGGGCCGGCGGGAGCCGAGAACCTCGACGAGAACCTGCGCATCGCGATGCACGTCTGGGACGCGCTCGGCGCCATCGGCGTGCGCTTCCTCCCCAGCCCCAACAACCCCTTCGAGAAGGTCTCGGAGGACCCGGCCTTCCCGGTCGACTACACGCAGTTCCCGCGCGAGACCCTCAAGCGCAAGAGCGGCGAGTGCGACGACCTCGTGACGCTCCTGGTCTCCATGCTCGAAGGCGCGACGGTCAAGGCGGCCGTGCTCGACTACCCCGGCCATCTGGCGCTGATGTTCGACACGGGCGTCTCGGACCCGGCCGAGGCCGGACTACCCGCCGACCTCCTCATCGAGTACGCGGGCACCCTCTGGGTGCCGCTCGAGGCGACGATGGTCGGCGCGCCCTTCCAGGAGGCCGTGCGCAAGGCGGCCGGGGCCTGGCGCGAGATGCGCAAGGCCGGCAAGGGCCAGGTGACGGACCCGCGCGAGGCCTGGCAGACCTATGAGCCGGCCACGCAGCCGACCTCGGAAGCGGCCGCCGAGGTGCCGCCGGCCGAGGATACGGACAGGCGCTTCACCGCCGAGGCGAACTACTGGCTCGACCTGCGCTTCCGAACGCTCACCGAGGGACTCCGGCGGAGGGTCGAGGTCGACCCGAAAGATTCCGACGCCCTCAACGAACTCGGCATCGTCTGCTGGCAGCACGGCCGCGAGGACGAGGCCCTGAGCTGGTTCAACAAGGCGGTCGAGGCCGTTCCGGGCTCCGCTCCGGCGCACAACAGCCTCGGCAACGCCGCGTTCTCCCAAGGGCGCTACGCCGAGGCCCTCGAGCACTACGCGAAGTCCGCCGAGGCCGACCCGGAGGACCCGGGCGTCTGGTTCAACAAGGCGCGCGCCGCGCATAAGGCCGGCCAGCGCGCCGAGGCCGAGTCCGCCGCGAAGAAGGCCGTCGCTCTCGACCCCGAACTCGAGGGCGCGGTCCAGTCGATGATGAAATAG
- the gatC gene encoding Asp-tRNA(Asn)/Glu-tRNA(Gln) amidotransferase subunit GatC, whose amino-acid sequence MITEEDVLKAAALARLALEPGEAARRASELERILAHVDALRSLDLSRVEPTAHALELEDVFRADDPKPSGLSEELLAAAPERDGPYFKVPKVIE is encoded by the coding sequence ATGATCACCGAAGAAGACGTGCTCAAGGCCGCCGCCCTCGCCCGCCTCGCGCTCGAGCCCGGCGAGGCCGCGCGCCGCGCGTCGGAGCTCGAGCGCATCCTGGCGCACGTGGACGCCCTGCGCTCCCTCGACCTTTCCCGCGTGGAGCCGACCGCGCACGCCCTCGAGCTCGAGGACGTCTTCCGCGCCGATGACCCGAAGCCCTCGGGCCTCTCCGAGGAGCTCCTCGCCGCCGCGCCCGAGCGCGACGGCCCGTACTTCAAGGTCCCCAAGGTGATCGAATGA
- the gatB gene encoding Asp-tRNA(Asn)/Glu-tRNA(Gln) amidotransferase subunit GatB: protein MSVREAVIGLEVHVQLATRTKLFCACAASSFGAPPNSAICPVCTGQPGALPALNGRAVELAALGALALGCRLRERSVFARKNYFYPDLPKGYQISQFEQPLAEEGALELARGRRVRVARVHIEEDAGKLLHDEGSRALPYSRVDFNRGGAPLVEIVTEPDLRSPEEAFDCLTRLKALLQYAGISRCDMEKGEMRCDANVSVRAAGSSALGVKVELKNLNSFRMVRDALVFEIARQGRLLDEGGRVAAETRLWDPERGATEAMRSKEGSDDYRYFPDPDLVPVVVRAEAAARLRADLPEAPELRRARFCAQYGLSDYDAGVLTAERALADYYEAAVKACGPALAKGAANWLQTELFARLHAAGLGLEDCPVPPERLGELVVLVSKGTLSGTLGKEIFAKMWETREAPAALVERLGLAQVSDEAALAVWAAEAVAENPRAAADVRSGKERALGALVGAVMKKSGGKANPGIVQRILKEKLS from the coding sequence GTGAGCGTCCGGGAAGCCGTCATCGGGCTCGAGGTCCACGTCCAGCTCGCGACGCGCACCAAGCTCTTCTGCGCGTGCGCGGCCTCCTCGTTCGGGGCGCCGCCCAACAGCGCGATCTGCCCCGTCTGCACCGGCCAGCCCGGCGCCCTGCCCGCGCTCAACGGTCGGGCCGTCGAGCTCGCGGCCCTCGGGGCCCTCGCGCTGGGCTGCCGGCTTCGCGAGCGCTCGGTCTTCGCGCGCAAGAACTACTTCTACCCCGACCTCCCCAAGGGCTATCAGATCTCCCAGTTCGAGCAGCCGCTGGCGGAGGAGGGCGCCCTCGAGCTCGCGCGCGGCCGCCGCGTGCGCGTCGCGCGCGTCCACATCGAGGAGGACGCCGGCAAGCTCCTCCATGACGAGGGTTCCCGCGCCCTGCCGTACTCGCGCGTCGACTTCAACCGCGGCGGGGCTCCCCTCGTCGAGATCGTCACCGAGCCCGACCTCCGCTCCCCCGAGGAGGCCTTCGACTGCCTGACCCGGCTGAAGGCCCTGCTCCAGTACGCGGGGATCTCGCGCTGCGACATGGAGAAGGGGGAGATGCGCTGCGACGCGAACGTCTCGGTGCGCGCGGCCGGGAGCTCGGCGCTCGGCGTCAAGGTGGAGCTCAAGAACCTCAACTCCTTCCGCATGGTCCGCGACGCGCTCGTCTTCGAGATCGCCCGCCAGGGCCGGCTCCTCGACGAGGGCGGACGGGTCGCCGCCGAGACCCGGCTCTGGGACCCCGAGCGCGGCGCCACGGAGGCGATGCGCTCGAAAGAGGGCTCCGACGACTACCGCTACTTCCCCGACCCCGACCTCGTCCCGGTCGTCGTCCGCGCCGAGGCCGCCGCGCGCCTGCGCGCCGACCTCCCGGAGGCCCCGGAGCTCCGACGCGCCCGCTTCTGCGCGCAGTACGGCCTCTCCGACTACGACGCCGGGGTGCTCACCGCCGAGCGCGCGCTCGCCGACTACTACGAGGCCGCGGTGAAGGCCTGCGGGCCGGCGCTCGCCAAGGGGGCGGCCAACTGGCTGCAGACCGAGCTCTTCGCGCGCCTGCACGCCGCCGGACTCGGCCTCGAGGACTGCCCGGTCCCGCCGGAGCGGCTGGGGGAGCTCGTCGTCCTCGTCTCGAAGGGCACGCTCTCGGGCACGCTGGGCAAGGAGATTTTCGCTAAGATGTGGGAGACCCGGGAGGCCCCGGCCGCGCTCGTCGAGCGCCTCGGGCTGGCCCAGGTCAGCGACGAAGCCGCGCTCGCCGTCTGGGCCGCGGAGGCCGTCGCGGAGAACCCGCGGGCCGCGGCCGACGTGCGCTCCGGCAAGGAGCGCGCCCTCGGCGCCCTCGTCGGGGCCGTCATGAAGAAGTCGGGGGGAAAGGCCAACCCCGGCATCGTGCAACGCATACTCAAGGAGAAGCTGTCATGA
- a CDS encoding NUDIX domain-containing protein: MKASREHSAGGLVTRGGRVLLIRMRNLRGQVVWTFPKGHLEGDETPRAAALREVHEESGWRCEVLRTVGEVRYSFRRGERRVHKRVRWYWMRPLRRDGRPRKGEISGCKWLSLAGAPRVLDYPKDHRLLAKLEALMREARA, from the coding sequence GTGAAGGCCTCCCGCGAGCATTCCGCCGGCGGGCTCGTGACCCGGGGGGGACGCGTGCTCCTCATCCGCATGCGCAACCTGCGAGGCCAGGTCGTGTGGACCTTCCCCAAGGGGCACCTCGAGGGCGACGAGACCCCGCGCGCGGCGGCCCTGCGGGAAGTGCATGAGGAGAGCGGCTGGCGCTGCGAGGTCCTGCGCACGGTCGGCGAGGTGCGCTACTCTTTTCGGCGCGGCGAGCGCCGGGTCCATAAGCGCGTGCGCTGGTACTGGATGCGGCCCCTGCGCCGCGACGGGCGCCCGCGCAAGGGGGAGATCTCCGGCTGCAAGTGGCTTTCCCTCGCCGGCGCGCCCCGGGTCCTCGACTATCCCAAGGACCATCGCCTGCTCGCGAAGCTCGAGGCCCTGATGCGGGAGGCCCGCGCGTGA
- a CDS encoding tetratricopeptide repeat protein: MIPLLLLLLAVPSAHAARGQGQPGAEARALMRKGIAAYEGARFDDCVELLGQAIELHPGWKTASGFRAMCRWTAGEARAAQEDARVASTLKPNSPESFAARGFADFVLKRLAAAEEDFRGAVELGPKYPLGHFGLGSVLSQRGRPKDALPHLDEAVSLAPSAAVFRVVRGTVRDKLKDFRGAVYDYDAVLKSAPAFDWAYYYRGRDRRELKQFAKAAEDLTAFLQRNPDHEDALYLRGNVLFQMGDFRGAIKDLDRVVVLNPRHGLAYANRGVARGQIGERGAAVGDLERAKALTPSKADQIDAQIRRLRAAPQEDAGSEGPSGVAADALLPGERVQEPDQGLAPPGGKRGTAASRAADASREASEPASEPPPRRPAELPEDSSPAQPADEAITIQ; this comes from the coding sequence ATGATTCCCCTGCTCCTCCTCCTCCTCGCCGTCCCCTCCGCGCACGCCGCTCGCGGGCAGGGCCAGCCCGGCGCCGAGGCCCGCGCGCTCATGCGCAAGGGCATCGCCGCCTACGAGGGCGCCCGCTTCGACGATTGCGTCGAGCTCCTCGGCCAGGCCATCGAGCTCCACCCCGGCTGGAAGACGGCCAGCGGCTTCCGGGCGATGTGCCGCTGGACCGCCGGAGAGGCCCGGGCCGCGCAGGAGGACGCGAGGGTCGCGAGCACGCTCAAGCCCAACAGCCCCGAGTCCTTCGCCGCCCGCGGCTTCGCGGACTTCGTCCTCAAGCGCCTCGCCGCGGCGGAGGAGGACTTCCGCGGCGCCGTCGAGCTCGGTCCCAAGTATCCCCTCGGGCACTTCGGGCTCGGCAGCGTGCTCAGCCAGCGCGGGCGTCCCAAGGACGCCCTGCCGCACCTCGACGAGGCGGTGAGTCTGGCGCCGAGCGCGGCGGTCTTCCGCGTCGTACGCGGAACCGTCCGCGACAAGCTCAAGGACTTCCGCGGCGCCGTCTACGACTACGACGCCGTGCTCAAGTCCGCGCCGGCCTTCGACTGGGCCTACTACTACCGGGGCCGCGACCGCCGCGAGCTCAAGCAGTTCGCCAAGGCCGCCGAGGACCTCACGGCCTTCCTTCAGCGCAACCCCGACCACGAGGATGCGCTCTACCTGCGCGGCAACGTGCTCTTTCAGATGGGCGACTTCCGCGGCGCCATCAAGGACCTCGACCGCGTCGTCGTCCTCAATCCGCGCCACGGACTCGCCTACGCGAACCGCGGCGTCGCGCGCGGCCAGATCGGCGAGCGCGGCGCGGCGGTCGGCGACCTCGAACGCGCCAAGGCGCTGACGCCCTCGAAGGCGGATCAGATCGACGCCCAGATCCGCCGTCTGCGCGCGGCCCCTCAGGAGGACGCCGGGTCCGAGGGCCCCAGCGGCGTCGCCGCCGACGCCCTGCTCCCCGGCGAGCGCGTCCAGGAGCCCGACCAGGGGCTTGCGCCCCCCGGCGGCAAGCGCGGGACGGCCGCCTCCCGCGCGGCCGACGCCTCGCGCGAGGCCTCCGAGCCCGCTTCGGAGCCGCCGCCCCGCCGGCCCGCGGAGCTCCCCGAGGACTCCTCTCCCGCGCAGCCCGCAGACGAGGCGATCACCATCCAGTGA
- the gatA gene encoding Asp-tRNA(Asn)/Glu-tRNA(Gln) amidotransferase subunit GatA — protein MSDDLTRLSAAETARRVKRGELKAVRVLEAHLERVRRLDEGLGAFLRLCEPEARAAAADVDARVAAGRPVGRLAGVPVALKDNLCTRGVETTCGSRFLEGWRPSYDAAVVERLRAEDALLIGKTNMDEFAMGSSTEHSAYRPTRNPHDPTRVPGGSSGGSAAAVAARLAPLALGSDTGGSIRQPASFCGVFGLKPSYGAVSRYGLVAYASSLDQIGPFARTAEDAALLLGAIAGHDPRDSTSAPGPRPDYLAEARGDLRGLRVGLPREYFGAGLAVEVETPVRAAAELLRSLGAELREVSLPHTESALDAYYVLAPCEASANLARFDGVRFGRRERGDGSLAGLYGASRARGFGEEVRRRILIGTYALSAGYFDAYYRTAQKVRTLVRRDFAEAFRSVDLLLTPTAPTPPFRFGEKADPLSMYLMDVYNVPCNMAGIAGLSMPCGRTPEGLPVGVQLLGPAGSEGLLLRAAARYQEQAPFPECAL, from the coding sequence GTGAGCGACGACCTCACCCGGCTCAGCGCGGCGGAGACCGCCCGGCGCGTCAAGCGCGGAGAACTCAAGGCCGTGCGCGTCCTCGAGGCGCACCTCGAGCGGGTCCGCCGGCTCGACGAGGGGCTCGGCGCCTTCCTGCGCCTCTGCGAGCCGGAGGCGCGCGCCGCGGCCGCCGACGTCGACGCGCGCGTCGCCGCGGGCCGCCCCGTCGGGCGCCTGGCCGGGGTGCCGGTGGCTCTGAAGGACAACCTCTGCACCCGCGGCGTGGAGACCACCTGCGGCTCGCGCTTCCTCGAGGGCTGGCGGCCGTCCTACGACGCGGCGGTCGTCGAGCGCCTGCGCGCCGAGGACGCTCTCCTCATCGGCAAGACCAACATGGACGAGTTCGCCATGGGCTCCTCGACCGAGCACTCGGCCTATCGCCCCACGCGCAACCCCCACGACCCGACGCGCGTGCCCGGCGGCTCGAGCGGCGGCTCGGCGGCGGCGGTCGCCGCGCGCCTGGCGCCGCTCGCGCTCGGCTCCGACACCGGCGGCTCCATCCGCCAGCCGGCCTCCTTCTGCGGCGTGTTCGGGCTCAAGCCCTCCTACGGGGCGGTCTCCCGCTACGGGCTCGTCGCCTACGCCTCCTCCCTCGACCAGATCGGCCCTTTCGCGCGCACGGCGGAGGACGCGGCGCTGCTCCTCGGCGCGATCGCCGGCCACGACCCGCGCGATTCGACCTCCGCGCCCGGGCCCCGGCCCGACTACCTCGCCGAGGCGCGCGGGGACCTGCGCGGGCTGCGGGTCGGCCTGCCCCGCGAGTACTTCGGCGCGGGCCTCGCGGTCGAGGTGGAGACGCCGGTCCGCGCCGCCGCCGAGCTCCTGCGCTCGCTGGGCGCAGAGCTCCGCGAGGTCTCCCTGCCGCACACGGAGAGCGCGCTCGACGCCTACTACGTGCTCGCCCCCTGCGAGGCGAGCGCGAACCTCGCACGCTTCGACGGGGTGCGCTTCGGGCGGCGCGAGCGCGGCGACGGCTCACTCGCCGGACTCTACGGCGCCTCGCGGGCCCGGGGCTTCGGAGAGGAGGTCCGCCGCCGCATCCTCATCGGGACCTACGCGCTGAGCGCGGGCTATTTCGACGCCTATTACCGGACGGCCCAGAAGGTCCGCACGCTCGTGCGCCGGGACTTCGCCGAGGCCTTCCGGAGCGTCGACCTGCTCCTCACCCCGACCGCTCCGACGCCGCCCTTCCGCTTCGGCGAGAAGGCCGATCCTCTCTCGATGTACCTCATGGACGTCTACAACGTCCCCTGCAACATGGCCGGCATCGCCGGGCTCTCCATGCCCTGCGGCCGGACCCCGGAGGGACTGCCCGTGGGCGTCCAACTCCTCGGCCCGGCCGGCTCGGAGGGCCTGCTGCTGCGCGCGGCCGCCCGCTACCAGGAACAGGCGCCGTTCCCGGAGTGCGCCCTGTGA